Proteins encoded by one window of Bubalus bubalis isolate 160015118507 breed Murrah chromosome 4, NDDB_SH_1, whole genome shotgun sequence:
- the LOC102389108 gene encoding C-type lectin domain family 2 member H gives MDGQTKCTAHSGSLAIFNSKNEAESLMPFLGPSCYWIGLKMDSTSKLWIWTNGDVFSNWFSIDGSGECACMFQKGISSDSCSDARKYACSRKGFCP, from the exons ATGGATGGCCAGACAAAATGCACGGCTCACTCTGGATCTCTGGCCATATTCAACTCCAAGAATGAAGCG GAATCTTTGATGCCCTTTCTGGGACCCTCTTGCTATTGGATTGGACTGAAAATGGACAGCACAAGCAAACTCTGGATATGGACAAATGGAGATGTATTCAGCAACTG gTTCAGTATTGATGGAAGTGGAGAGTGTGCCTGCATGTTTCAGAAGGGCATAAGTAGTGACAGTTGTAGCGATGCAAGAAAGTACGCATGCAGCAGAAAAGGGTTTTGTCCTTAG